One Lytechinus variegatus isolate NC3 chromosome 14, Lvar_3.0, whole genome shotgun sequence genomic region harbors:
- the LOC121428080 gene encoding transmembrane emp24 domain-containing protein 6-like, whose protein sequence is MLHISGNRYISNQFCTSIYEYHYRTWNLELVGFFFLSLFLCIKMFQIWRLSMLSSAFLYISSTILLLLSSCFHDVGAVYQPAFEIKPWADFMATILLMPGGQECFYQDAKLGNNLNFEYQLTSKDSKPSLNALVKGPRGIVLYDNRASNMGIFHHTVEYKGAYQFCIENNYKKYYVKYVKFYLSITDNERLDNYYKLEDDLQETYGNLSQTLQKLTMSVRVMRRYQQWSGIRETRDRELLEANQNYVSTWSSLQCLVVVGAAMIQVYFLRSFFHTAKLTPTQKPRC, encoded by the exons ATGTTACATATCAGCGGAAATAGATATATAAGTAACCAATTCTGTACCAGCATttatgaatatcattatcgAACTTGGAATTTAGAGTTGGTAGgttttttcttcctctccctctttctGTGCATCAAGATGTTTCAGATCTGGAGACTTTCCATGTTGTCGTCGGCgtttctttatatttcatctACTATCTTGCTGTTGCTATCGTCATGTTTCCACGATGTCGGGGCAGTATACCAGCCGGCGTTCGAGATCAAGCCGTGGGCAGACTTTATGGCTACGATCCTTTTAATGCCTGGAGGCCAGGAGTGTTTTTACCAAGATGCAAAACTTGGAAATAATCtcaattttgaatatcag CTTACAAGCAAAGACTCCAAACCAAGCCTTAATGCTTTGGTCAAGGGACCAAGAGGAATAGTATTATATGATAACAGGGCTTCCAATATGGGAATATTCCACCATACTGTGGAATATAAAG GTGCCTACCAGTTTTGCATTGAAAACAACTACAAGAAATACTACGTGAAATATGTCAAGTTTTACCTCTCGATTACAGACAACGAAAGGTTAGACAATTACTACAAACTAGAAGATGATCTGCAAGAAACCTACGGAAATCTATCG CAAACCTTACAGAAGTTGACGATGTCGGTCCGGGTAATGCGACGGTACCAGCAGTGGAGCGGTATACGTGAAACACGGGACAGGGAACTATTAGAAGCCAACCAAAATTACGTATCAACATGGTCCAGTCTCCAGTGTCTGGTGGTCGTGGGCGCCGCCATGATTCAGGTCTATTTTCTCAGGAGTTTCTTCCATACAGCCAAATTGACGCCCACGCAGAAACCAAGGTGCTAG